The Lutra lutra chromosome 7, mLutLut1.2, whole genome shotgun sequence genome segment AACAGCAGCTGAAGAGATGGGAAAAGGTCTTCAAATGAGAAAGTCACATAAAGGGTATCCTAAATACTGCATATTAACTCTGCTCAAATCTCAGCAGACCtataacatatgtgtatatggaGCAGACTCCAGgtagcatcaggctccctactcagtaggaagtctgcttccccctctctctctgcccctccctcctgcttgtatgctctttctctctcgctctctctcaaaaaaaataaaatatttaataaaataaaataaaatttctaccaaaaaaactGAGTAACTTTATGACCTCggggaaaaaaaggcatataCTATAAAGCAAACAATGATGGGACACAAGCTGGCTCAGCtggggttgagttcaagccccacaatgggtgtggaaattactaaaataaaactttaaaaaaacaagaaaatactgataaattattacactaaattaaaaagcaatgCAACATCAACAGcctaaaaaatagataaacagcCTACCATTAAccaagtgaaaaattaaaaagctacaggctggagaagatatttgcagctCATAAACCACTCTCCCCCAAAGTTTTCAGGATACCTAAAGAACTtctacaagtaaataaataagaaaaagataatccaatagaaaactgagaaaagatTATAAATAGGCAATTCACAAGAGAGGAAGGAACCACTGCCAAAAACCCATAACCTGAAATACTCAGTATTAGTGGtgacatgcaaattaaaacaatggggAACTATTTCATATTCATGAGTCCAGCAAAATAAAAGAACCCAATCAATGAAGTGTGGCAAAGATATTGAAAGAAGTAGGTACTCTCATATATTTTACAGGAAATATAAACCACACAACTACTTTGGTCAACACTTTAGCAATATCTATAAAATTGAAGATGCACCTATCCTATGATTTACAATTCCActtctatatatatgtatcctAGAAAAATTCTCACTTTTGTACAAAAGATGACACATATAAGAATGCTTTATCATTATAtgtaaaaaactggaaataatcaaaCTGCCTAATAACAGTAAAATGGACAacagtatattcatataatatacaGCAGTTAGAAGAGGCAAACTAAGTACGCACAGCAAGGCTGTTGTGCAGAGTAGTAGACTGTTAACTTTGAAtggaaataaagacaaagaaaaataaataaaaacaaaataacaggagTAAACTAGACTTCACATGTATTATTAAGATGAATAAATctccatttctgcaaagaagacatccagatggccaacagacacatgaaaaagtgctccatatcactcggcatcagggaaatacaaatcaaaaccacaatgagatatcacctcacaccagtcagaatggctaaaattaacaagtcaggaaatgacagatgctggcgaggatgcggagaaaggggaaccctcctacactgttggtgggaatgcaagctggtgcaaccactctggaaaacaacatggaggttcctcaaaatgttgaaaatagaactaccctatgaccctgcaattgcactgctgggtatttaccctaaagatacaaacgtagtcatccgaaggggcacgtgcacccgaatgtttatagcagcaatgtctacaatagccaaactatggaaagaacctagatgtccatctacagacgaatggataaagatgtggtatatatacacaatggaatactatgcagccatcaaaagaaatgaaatcttgccatttgcgacgacgtggatggaactagagggtatcatgcttagcgaaataagtcaatcggagaaagacaactatcatatgatctccctgatatgagggagaggagatgcaacatggggggttgagggggtgggagaagaataaatgaaacaagatgggattgggagggagacaaaccataagtgactcttaatctcacaaaacaaactgagggttgatggggggagggggttgggggggggggttatggatattggggagggcatgtgctatggtgagtgttgtgaagtgtgtaaacctggcgattcgcagacccgtacccctggggataaaaatatatgtttataaaaaattaaaaaaaattattaaaaaaaaaattttttttttaaagtaaaataaaaaaaaaaaaaagatgaataaatctCTTTCCGCCATCTTTCTTTGCCGCCATAATGGTGCGCATGAATGTCCTGGCAGATGCTCTCAAGAGCATCAACAATGCTGAAAAGAGAGGCAAACGCCAGGTTCTTATTAGGCCGTGCTCCAAAGTCATCGTCCGGTTTCTCACTGTGATGATGAAGCACGGTTACATTGGCGAATTTGAAATCATTGATGATCACAGAGCGGGGAAGATTGTTGTGAACCTCACAGGCAGGTTGAACAAGTGTGGAGTGATCAGCCCCAGATTTGATGTACAACtgaaagatctagaaaaatggcagaataaCCTGCTCCCGTCCCGCCAGTTTGGTTTCATTGTACTGACAACTTCAGCTGGCATCATGGACCATGAAGAAGCAAGACGAAAACACACAGGAGGGAAAATCCTGGGATTCTTTTTCTAGGGATGTAATACATACGTGCAAATAAAAtgcctcaatggaaaaaaaaaaaaagaataaatctccaaaaacctaatattgatttttttaaaaagtccacaaAAAGTGCATATACATAAAACTTACAAATATCAAAAACTTacaaaaaccaaatatatgtgttatatattctctctctaaagacatatgtgtgtacatatatgtatgtttgtatatatacattagtATATATACAACACTACAAAAGCATGCAAAGGAACAACAGGATGATAGTTATGTCTGCAGAAATGGAAAGtggaatgggatttttttttaaattttatttatttatttaacagacagatcacaagcaggcagagaagcaggcagagagagaggaggaagcagaccccctgacgagcagagagcccgaaagGGGGCTCATCCAGGACACTCACATCCTGACAGgagccaaaaacagaggctttaaacccactgagccaaccaggtgcccctggaatgggATTTTAGATGGAATACATAGGAGGTTTCAATTTTAtctgttgtattttatttctcaagcTGTGTGGTAGGAACATGGATGCCTATTCTATTATGATCACACTTTCATCTAACTGGATTCCATAGCAAAAAACAATTACTAAAGAATTCAAATtacatacatttaatttaaaatgtaacataCCAGCAAACAGTACAATTTAAATTCTTCACTTTTATTACTGGCTCCTTGTtgcctaataaaatatttttcccaaagtGACAAAATCTGTTGAATTAAATGAATCTATCACATTAATCTAATAACAACTGATATGTTTCAGATGATGCCACAAAAGCTAatctgaaaaagagaaatctgaagaAAACATTAGGACATTCTGTATTATAAAACTGCAGCCTTCATATGCAGTAAACCATATTAAACTATTATCCCTAAGTAGTATGATACTTTGTTGATAACATTCATATTAGGTTTCTAGAGTTTTTACTCAGGAGTTCGACCCATCATAAAAATCTACTTAGTTTAATTAATAACTTTTCCAACTACTCATGATGCCCTCTGACTAGTAATTCTCTGTACTTGTCAATATATTGtcaaatataatgtatatatgtaactgtcaaatataatgtatataactgAATTTTGAACAATCTATCCTAAGATTATTACATAGAAATTTggtaataggggtgcctgggtggctcagtcggttaagcgactacctttggctcagatcatgatcccggggtcctgggatctagccccacatcgggctccctgctgaccagggagcctgcttctccctccgctactcctcctgcttgtgctgccaaataaataaataaaaccttaaaaaaaaaaaaggaatttggtaATAAAGGGAATTCTAACTTTTATagcatttgaggaaaaaatatggTAAGATAAATTTTAAGGTGACACAATTAAATGACCTTAACTTTTTACTTACAACATCAGCCATCTTAGATCTCACAAATATATATGCCTCTGAATATTAAGGTCCTTCTCCAAGTGCCTAATTTGATGAGTCAGTACCTCCTCTACCACTTATTGGCCTTATGACCTTTAGTGAGTGACTATGCCTGTCTGTtacttacatttataaataatggaGGAAAAAACAGTGCCTACTTCATAGAATTTTTAGCATAACAATATGCAAtgatatatgtaaaacatttagaacAATGACCACAGCTAAATATTAATACATGTTAGCTAGTATTGTGAAAATCTATCTAAAGCCTATTACACACTTTCCTTAATCAAGAGTGCCTTCTGGGTATTAGGTATTGTATATGATATCCTTCAAGACAAGGAAGACCAATGGTTCACATACTGAAGAGTAATTTACATCCCTATCTTTCCAGCCTAGTTAATGTTTCCTCAGTCTTACAGTAACAGTCTGCCTCTCAGATAACTTTCCTTCTATGTATTCCCAACGTACTACCAAACTGTCAGAGGAAAATAGGTAACTAAacttaataaatttaactttgcatTTTTCAAACAGTAAATTCCGGGCTAAAGGTTGCTATATTCCCAAAAATGGCTAACtcagaagtttttttctttccatgaggAGCTGGGTTTCCACAAGTTGTGGTTTCCAGCAGTCTGGTAGCTAAACAGTTGAGGTGTTAAGCTATCAACATGTATCAACATCATGTTT includes the following:
- the LOC125103870 gene encoding 40S ribosomal protein S15a, whose amino-acid sequence is MVRMNVLADALKSINNAEKRGKRQVLIRPCSKVIVRFLTVMMKHGYIGEFEIIDDHRAGKIVVNLTGRLNKCGVISPRFDVQLKDLEKWQNNLLPSRQFGFIVLTTSAGIMDHEEARRKHTGGKILGFFF